One segment of Carya illinoinensis cultivar Pawnee chromosome 13, C.illinoinensisPawnee_v1, whole genome shotgun sequence DNA contains the following:
- the LOC122291225 gene encoding cysteine proteinase inhibitor A-like: MAICGGITEVKENSPEIDSLARFAVDEHNKKQNTLLEFGKVLKAKKQVVAGMNYFITLEATDGGKKKVYEAKIWEKSWENFKELVEFKLIEDAPLGSSA; this comes from the exons ATGGCGATATGCGGAGGAATTACCGAAGTTAAGGAGAACAGCCCGGAGATCGACAGTCTCGCTCGTTTCGCTGTCGATGAGCACAACAAGAAACAG AATACACTTCTGGAGTTTGGGAAAGTGCTGAAAGCGAAAAAGCAGGTGGTTGCTGGAATGAACTACTTTATAACACTGGAGGCAACAGATGGCGGGAAGAAGAAAGTTTATGAAGCCAAGATTTGGGAGAAGTCATGGGAGAACTTCAAGGAGTTGGTGGAGTTCAAGCTCATCGAGGATGCCCCTTTAGGCTCTAGTGCTTAG